TTAGAATTTCATAAAGCAATGGATGAGCCCGGTGTCATCATCGTGGATATGCGGAACAATTATGAATCTGAAGTAGGCCATTTTGAAAATGCAATTCTGCCGGACGCTGGAACCTTTAGGGAAGAACTACCGATGGTAGAAGATATTTTAAAAGAAGAGAAAGATAAAAAGATCCTCCTTTACTGCACGGGAGGAATCCGCTGCGAAAAAGCGAGCGCCTATTTAAAACACAAAGGGTTTGAAAAGGTTCATCAACTCAGAGGCGGAATTATTTCTTACGCGAAAGAAATCGAAGAACAAGGGTTAAAGTCCAAGTTCAAAGGCAAAAATTTCGTATTCGACGACCGCTTGGGAGAAAAAATCACGGAAGACATTCTAACCGTTTGTTATCAATGCGGAAATCCTTCCGATCGACATACCAATTGTGCCAATTTAGGCTGCCATGTATTATTCGTTCAATGTACAAGCTGCCAGGAAAAAATGGAGAATTGCTGTTCTGAAGAATGTAAATCCATAGTCAGGCTCCCGACGGAAGAACAAAGATTACTTCGCAAATCCGGCAGAAGCCACCTTTACCCCACGCACCACCTAACCCGTAAACTAGTAGGCAAATAAACAAATATGAAATCAAACGAAACCTATGCAATCGACATCCAAGGTTTGGAAAAAACCTACAAGACAGGTGTAAAAGCATTGAACTCAGTCGATCTGAAAGTGGAGAAAGGGGATTTTTTCGCACTACTCGGTCCCAATGGCGCAGGCAAATCCACGGTAATAGGAATACTAAGTTCTCTCATCACCAAATCGAAAGGGAAAGTGAAAATCTTCGGAATTGACATAGACGAAGACCAGGAAAAAGCAAAAACATATCTGGGAATTGTTCCTCAGGAATTCAATTTCGGAATCTTTGAAACGGTGAGCCAAATCATAATCAACCAGGCTGGTTATTACGGAATTCCATTGAAGATAGCGAAAGAAAGAGCTGATTATTACTTAGAAAAACTTTCGTTATACGAAAAAAGGAAATCTCCCGCCGGCCAACTTTCCGGAGGAATGAAGCGCAGACTTATGATTGCACGCGCTTTAGTTCACGAACCGGAATTGCTGATTTTGGATGAACCGACCGCAGGAGTGGACATTGAAGTCCGACGTTCCATGTGGGAATTTCTAACGGAACTCAATTCTCAGGGAAAAACAATCATACTCACTACCCATTATTTGGAAGAAGCGGAATCTCTTTGCAGAAACATAGCAATCATCGATCAGGGAAAAATTGTAGAAAATACTTCTATGAAAAAACTATTGCAGAGATTGGATTCGGAAACATTTCTAATCGATTTAAAATCTGTCCCTAAAACAAAACCTGCTTCCAAAAAGTTCACGTTTACATGGCCCGATGAAAGGACAATGGAAGTTCAAATCAACAAAAAACAATCCATCAACGATCTGTTTTCCGAATTAACCAAACAAAAGTTACAAGTCGTAAGTCTTCGCAATAAAGCGAATCGTCTGGAAGAATTATTTATCAATTTGGTAGGAAGGAAAATTTCCTAATGTTAAAACAAAACCTGATCGCCTTACAAACGATTGTCCGCAAGGAATGGATTCGAATCACCAGAATTTGGCTTCAAACTCTGATCCCTCCCGTCATCACAATGGCACTTTATTTTCTGATCTTCGGAGAGCTGGTAGGAAAACAAATCGGCAATATCGGCGAATTCACTTATATTGAATTTATAGTTCCGGGTCTCATTATGATGAGTGTGATCACCAGCTCCTATAATAATGTAGTATCTTCCTTTTATTCCAGTAAGTTTATGAAATACATAGAAGAACTTTTGGTCTCTCCCACTTCTCCCTATACGATCGTACTCGGTTACACTTTGGGTGGTGTGGTAAGAGGTCTGTTCGTCGGATTTTTAGTAACACTTACTTCTATGTTTTTTACAGACTTACGAATCTACAATCTGTTCGTAATCATCGTTACCGTAATACTTACCTCGATCTTATTTTCTTTGGGCGGTTTTTTAAATTCACTCTTTGCTAAGAGCTTTGACGATGTCACAATCATTCCCACGTTTGTGCTTACTCCACTCACCTATCTAGGAGGGATTTTTTATTCCGTGAAAAGACTTCCTGAGTTTTGGCAAGTAGTATCCTATGCAAACCCGATTCTTTATATGGTGAATAGTTTCCGTTACGGATTCCTTGGAATAAGCGATGTTAGTATCATTTTTTCGCTCAGTCTTCTTTTTATCATTTCCGCTTTTCTATTTATCTTTAATGTCAAACTTATGGAAAGAGGATATGGAATCCGAAGTTAGAAAAGAAAGAATCCTACTTATTTTGCAGGAGGCATTTTTGCCTGCTGCACTTGAAGTAACCGACAATTCCCTTCTTCATGCAGGCCATGTAGGATCGAGCCCCAGCGGAGAAACTCATTACAAAATTTACATTCGCTCGGATCAGTTTAAAAATAAAACTTTGGTGGAACAACACCGTTCGATTTACGAAGCTCTCGGAAAGGAATGGAAAACGGGACTGCATGCTTTGGAAATTGACTCTAGTTATCCGACTTAAAAACCGTCTAATGGATATATATGGAAAAACCTACACTTATCAGTTTTAAACTTTGCCCTTTTGTTCAAAGATCGGTCATTACTCTTTTGGAAAAGAAAGTAGATTATGAAATCAAATATATTGACCTTGCTAACAAACCGGACTGGTTTTTAAAGATCTCTCCATTCGGAAGAGTTCCCGTTTTGCAAGTGGGAGAACATGTTCTTTTTGAATCGGCAGTGATCAATGAATATCTGGATGAAGTGAATCCTCCTTCCTTACACCCTACGGTTCCGATTGAAAAAGCGAAACAACGTGCTTGGATCGAATTTGCAAGTGCCATCAATATGGATCAATATCTGCTCACAATGACCAAAGATAAACAAGAGTTCGATAAAAAACTTTCCGATCTGAATGCAAAGTTCAGCCAATTGGAAGCGATTTTACCGAATGGATTTTCCGATTCCCTTTATTTCAGTGGAAAAACATTTCAATTGATCGATACTTCTTTCGCACCTGCATTTATGCGTTTTGATTTTTTGGAAAAATCCAAGGCCAATTTGAAATTTTTTGAAAATTTCCCGAAGCTTGCTCTTTGGTCAAAAACTTTACTTTCCAAAGATTCGGTAAAGAATTCTGTTTTACCTGAAGTCCCGGAAGAGTACATTCGATATATCAAAGATCATAATTCTTATTTAGGAAGTTTAATCTAATCATGACACTAGAGGAAATCCAATCCAGAATCCAAACCGGTTTACCGGGATCGAAGGTGGAGATTTTGGATCCGTACAGAGACGGAGTACATATCAAAGCTCTCGTCACCTATTCCGGATTCAATGGCAAGTCCATGGTCGAACAACATAGAATGGTATACGCAACATTAAAAGATGAATTAAAAGAGGAGATCCATGCCCTTGGCTTGGAAACTAGGAGTGAATAATATGGATGGCGAATTAAAAAGTAAAATCGAAGACCTGATCAAATCCAAAAAGGTTTTTTTGTTTATGAAAGGAACTCCGGATGCGCCACAATGCGGTTTTTCTGCGGGAATCGTAACTGTGCTCAAACAACTGCAAGTTGATTTTGGATCGTTTAACGTACTTTCCGATATGAAGGTTAGAGAAGGGATCAAAGAATTTACAAATTGGCCGACCATTCCTCAACTTTATATCAACGGGGAGTTCATTGGTGGCCACGACATCACTGTGCAAATGGCGCAGTCCGGTGAACTTTCCAAAAAAATCGGTTAATCATGTTTCGGCTCTATCAGTATGCAACTTGTCCTTATTGCCAAATGGTAATAAGGACAATGAAAAATCTAGGGCTAGTTGAAAACAAAGACTTCGTTCTGGTGGAAGCATCCCGAGGAACGGAGGGACGTGATGAAGTAGTGAGTTTAGGTGGAATTTCTCAAGTACCATTTCTGGTGGACGGAGATACAAAGATGTACGAGTCGGGCGATATCATCGCCTACTTACAAAAAAAATTTTCCTAGTTAAACCCGAGTAAGTCGAGGATTTTCGATCCCACTGAACGCGGTGTTCCCTTATAGGGGAATTCATGAATGTAAAGCACAGGATTGAAGTTGATTTCCAAAACTGCAAATGTGTTTGGATCCGGCTTCTTCTCAATCTCACTTGAAATAATATCTACTCCGCAAATCGTCGCACCTGCCGCTCTCGCTGAATCCAAAGCAATCTTCTTAAAATCGGGATGCACCGTATCTGTATAGTCAACGGAGTCCCCACCTGTGGAAATATTTGAATTTTTTCGTAAATAGGCGATCCGGCCGGATGGA
The nucleotide sequence above comes from Leptospira kobayashii. Encoded proteins:
- a CDS encoding rhodanese-related sulfurtransferase: MTKKHLCNRYDKETLLKQVLSDPRERRVLSFYRYVLIENPKEFRDFLYESLSDLGTLGRIYLAEEGINAQISIPVDEYEHLRTLVNSIPQLSGIYFNDAVEDKKESFLKLAIKVKNKVVADGLDDSTFNASDVGTHLSPLEFHKAMDEPGVIIVDMRNNYESEVGHFENAILPDAGTFREELPMVEDILKEEKDKKILLYCTGGIRCEKASAYLKHKGFEKVHQLRGGIISYAKEIEEQGLKSKFKGKNFVFDDRLGEKITEDILTVCYQCGNPSDRHTNCANLGCHVLFVQCTSCQEKMENCCSEECKSIVRLPTEEQRLLRKSGRSHLYPTHHLTRKLVGK
- a CDS encoding ABC transporter ATP-binding protein, translated to MKSNETYAIDIQGLEKTYKTGVKALNSVDLKVEKGDFFALLGPNGAGKSTVIGILSSLITKSKGKVKIFGIDIDEDQEKAKTYLGIVPQEFNFGIFETVSQIIINQAGYYGIPLKIAKERADYYLEKLSLYEKRKSPAGQLSGGMKRRLMIARALVHEPELLILDEPTAGVDIEVRRSMWEFLTELNSQGKTIILTTHYLEEAESLCRNIAIIDQGKIVENTSMKKLLQRLDSETFLIDLKSVPKTKPASKKFTFTWPDERTMEVQINKKQSINDLFSELTKQKLQVVSLRNKANRLEELFINLVGRKIS
- a CDS encoding ABC transporter permease encodes the protein MLKQNLIALQTIVRKEWIRITRIWLQTLIPPVITMALYFLIFGELVGKQIGNIGEFTYIEFIVPGLIMMSVITSSYNNVVSSFYSSKFMKYIEELLVSPTSPYTIVLGYTLGGVVRGLFVGFLVTLTSMFFTDLRIYNLFVIIVTVILTSILFSLGGFLNSLFAKSFDDVTIIPTFVLTPLTYLGGIFYSVKRLPEFWQVVSYANPILYMVNSFRYGFLGISDVSIIFSLSLLFIISAFLFIFNVKLMERGYGIRS
- a CDS encoding BolA family protein, which codes for MESEVRKERILLILQEAFLPAALEVTDNSLLHAGHVGSSPSGETHYKIYIRSDQFKNKTLVEQHRSIYEALGKEWKTGLHALEIDSSYPT
- a CDS encoding glutathione S-transferase family protein, translating into MEKPTLISFKLCPFVQRSVITLLEKKVDYEIKYIDLANKPDWFLKISPFGRVPVLQVGEHVLFESAVINEYLDEVNPPSLHPTVPIEKAKQRAWIEFASAINMDQYLLTMTKDKQEFDKKLSDLNAKFSQLEAILPNGFSDSLYFSGKTFQLIDTSFAPAFMRFDFLEKSKANLKFFENFPKLALWSKTLLSKDSVKNSVLPEVPEEYIRYIKDHNSYLGSLI
- a CDS encoding BolA/IbaG family iron-sulfur metabolism protein, with product MTLEEIQSRIQTGLPGSKVEILDPYRDGVHIKALVTYSGFNGKSMVEQHRMVYATLKDELKEEIHALGLETRSE
- the grxD gene encoding Grx4 family monothiol glutaredoxin, coding for MDGELKSKIEDLIKSKKVFLFMKGTPDAPQCGFSAGIVTVLKQLQVDFGSFNVLSDMKVREGIKEFTNWPTIPQLYINGEFIGGHDITVQMAQSGELSKKIG
- a CDS encoding glutathione S-transferase N-terminal domain-containing protein — translated: MFRLYQYATCPYCQMVIRTMKNLGLVENKDFVLVEASRGTEGRDEVVSLGGISQVPFLVDGDTKMYESGDIIAYLQKKFS